A single window of Paenibacillus sp. FSL H8-0537 DNA harbors:
- a CDS encoding DUF2062 domain-containing protein, with protein MRTKMLRKFKYYCLRLLRIKKSDHVVALGSVLGFLHCWFPTFIVGLPISLLLTRLLRGNLAACVIFSTIGSITWPGLFYLNYKVGFWLNRLVGAPAADHPAHAANAVAPPLTHKAGHFASFGHLGMNFLIGSIVNSIVFSLLGYFVIRFILGRYRPTLVSKLKSQGKGVRGSLSAG; from the coding sequence GTGAGAACAAAAATGTTGCGGAAATTCAAATATTATTGCTTGCGCCTGCTCCGTATAAAAAAAAGCGACCATGTCGTTGCTCTTGGCAGCGTACTGGGCTTTCTGCACTGCTGGTTTCCGACTTTTATCGTCGGACTGCCGATTTCCCTACTGCTGACTCGGCTGCTTCGCGGCAATCTGGCCGCCTGCGTTATTTTTTCGACGATTGGCTCCATTACTTGGCCAGGACTATTTTATTTGAATTACAAAGTCGGATTTTGGCTGAACCGCCTCGTCGGGGCTCCAGCCGCCGATCATCCCGCCCATGCGGCCAATGCCGTTGCGCCACCGCTTACACATAAGGCGGGACATTTTGCTTCCTTCGGCCATCTGGGCATGAATTTTCTGATTGGCTCCATCGTGAACAGCATTGTGTTTTCTTTACTTGGCTATTTTGTCATCCGCTTTATCTTGGGCCGCTACAGACCAACTCTCGTCAGCAAGCTCAAGAGCCAAGGCAAGGGCGTTCGCGGCAGTCTATCTGCCGGTTAA
- the tnpB gene encoding IS200/IS605 family element RNA-guided endonuclease TnpB encodes MLVHKAYKYRIYPNEEQQRLIHQMFGCCRFVFNYFLGLWKGTYTATGKGLSYNTCATELPSLKKDYEWLKDADSIALQSAVRNVADSFDRFFKKQNQAPRFKSRKYPVQSYTTKYTNGNLAIKGDQLKLPKLGWIRFANSRATDGRILSATVRRNAAGKYFVSIVCEVDVQSLPQTDKHIGIDLGLKDFAVGSDGMRVAHPKAFRKHENRLAMWQRRMARRTKGGSNWQKAKNKAAYIHEKIANVRHDFLHQLTTKLIRENQTISIEDLNVTSMLKNHRLAKAISDASWGEFERQLSYKSQWYGRIVKFAAPFAPTSQRCHGCGFIHKEVKNLCVRQWKCPSCGTVHDRDENAAHNIKDVAV; translated from the coding sequence GTGTTGGTACATAAAGCTTATAAATATCGGATCTATCCGAATGAAGAACAACAAAGGCTGATTCATCAGATGTTTGGCTGTTGCCGTTTTGTATTCAATTATTTCTTGGGCTTATGGAAAGGTACCTATACGGCAACAGGCAAAGGATTATCCTATAACACCTGTGCCACTGAGCTTCCTTCCCTCAAAAAAGACTATGAGTGGTTGAAAGATGCCGATAGTATCGCGCTGCAATCAGCCGTTCGAAACGTGGCGGATAGCTTTGATCGATTTTTTAAGAAACAAAATCAGGCTCCACGTTTTAAGAGCCGTAAGTATCCCGTTCAAAGCTACACCACCAAATATACGAATGGCAATCTAGCGATTAAAGGGGATCAGCTCAAGCTTCCGAAATTGGGCTGGATTCGCTTTGCAAACTCCAGGGCGACAGACGGGCGCATCCTATCTGCAACGGTTAGGCGAAACGCGGCGGGTAAATATTTCGTATCCATCGTCTGTGAAGTCGACGTTCAATCGTTGCCGCAAACCGACAAACATATCGGAATTGACTTAGGACTCAAAGACTTTGCTGTAGGCTCCGATGGCATGCGGGTTGCCCATCCTAAAGCGTTTCGAAAGCACGAAAATCGGTTGGCGATGTGGCAGCGCCGCATGGCTCGCCGCACAAAAGGCGGCTCAAATTGGCAAAAAGCTAAAAACAAAGCCGCCTACATTCATGAAAAGATTGCAAATGTTCGTCATGATTTTTTGCATCAACTCACAACGAAGCTGATTCGTGAAAACCAAACCATCAGCATCGAAGACTTAAATGTGACAAGCATGCTTAAAAACCATAGGTTAGCCAAAGCCATTAGTGATGCGTCCTGGGGCGAATTCGAACGACAGTTATCGTATAAATCGCAGTGGTACGGACGGATCGTGAAGTTCGCAGCCCCATTTGCCCCGACGAGCCAAAGGTGTCATGGGTGTGGATTCATCCATAAAGAAGTGAAAAACCTTTGTGTGCGACAGTGGAAATGCCCGTCATGTGGTACGGTTCATGATCGGGATGAAAATGCCGCACACAATATTAAAGATGTGGCCGTATAG
- a CDS encoding stalk domain-containing protein: protein MKKLTIAVILGTTIVASMATGAYGATKLQEIKAYLNKDISFKVDGKPVQLRDGSNNTVVPISYKGTTYLPVRSISDALGVAVDYDSKTQMIQLGEKVEGVAISSSMTTNMYRTKDAAQTTYNGKDYKEAIFDNAEGARSSSFILEPKKKYQKLYLQIAAVGQDLGKLTVKDTDTDTILKTTEINVADGLVTVEVEIGGANQLYVYADAKEGGAVFVPLTTSYYN, encoded by the coding sequence TTGAAAAAGCTTACGATAGCTGTAATTCTTGGCACAACGATTGTTGCAAGCATGGCAACAGGTGCTTACGGAGCTACAAAACTTCAAGAAATTAAAGCTTATTTGAATAAAGACATTTCTTTCAAGGTAGATGGCAAGCCGGTGCAGCTCCGGGACGGCAGCAATAATACAGTTGTTCCAATTAGCTATAAAGGCACAACCTACCTTCCGGTAAGATCGATTTCCGACGCGCTTGGCGTTGCCGTCGACTATGACAGCAAGACGCAAATGATTCAGCTAGGCGAAAAGGTAGAGGGCGTTGCGATCTCAAGCTCCATGACGACCAATATGTACCGCACGAAGGATGCTGCGCAAACGACCTATAACGGCAAAGATTACAAGGAAGCCATATTCGATAACGCAGAAGGTGCCCGTTCAAGCTCATTCATTTTGGAGCCTAAGAAAAAATACCAAAAGCTTTACCTTCAAATCGCAGCCGTTGGTCAGGACCTCGGCAAGCTGACGGTGAAGGACACGGATACCGATACGATTTTGAAAACGACGGAAATTAACGTTGCCGATGGGCTCGTCACGGTTGAAGTAGAAATCGGCGGTGCAAACCAGCTGTATGTTTATGCCGATGCCAAAGAGGGTGGAGCCGTATTCGTTCCGCTCACAACGTCCTATTACAATTGA
- a CDS encoding Dabb family protein codes for MSGVWIQHSVIFSLKHAEGSDEEQRFLEDGRTILSAIPAVRDFQVYLQVSPKNDYRFGFSMVFESNEDYEAYNAHPLHVKFVEERWVTEVEKFLEIDYQKHVTVV; via the coding sequence ATGTCAGGTGTTTGGATTCAGCATTCGGTTATTTTTAGCTTGAAGCATGCGGAGGGCTCGGATGAAGAGCAGCGATTTCTAGAGGATGGACGTACGATTTTGAGTGCTATCCCGGCCGTTCGCGATTTTCAGGTGTATTTGCAGGTAAGCCCTAAAAACGATTATCGTTTTGGCTTCTCCATGGTATTCGAAAGCAACGAAGATTACGAAGCCTATAATGCGCATCCGCTGCATGTGAAGTTTGTCGAGGAGCGCTGGGTTACGGAAGTAGAGAAATTCTTGGAAATTGATTATCAGAAACACGTTACGGTCGTTTAG
- a CDS encoding TerC family protein encodes MELLLEYGWVLVVLVVLEGLLAADNALVLAVMVKHLDEKSRKKALFYGLFGAFIFRLASLFVISLLVNVWQIQALGALYLLFISISNIIKFLRRSKESEEEEETEEQKEKKNSKAGFWWTVLKVEIADIAFAIDSILAAVALAVALPPSGLKPIGGMDGGQFIVIFLGGFIGLVIMRFAANYFVKLLHSRPALELTAFVIVGWVGVKLAVHTMAHPSIHWLSHDFVEGSLWKATFYIVLVLIAVVGWFLSGRSKVEGEHGDGAGKAPNLDKHTG; translated from the coding sequence TTGGAATTGCTGTTGGAATATGGCTGGGTATTAGTGGTCTTGGTTGTTCTGGAGGGTTTGCTGGCAGCAGATAATGCGCTTGTGCTAGCTGTAATGGTTAAACATCTTGATGAGAAAAGCCGGAAGAAGGCGCTGTTTTACGGGTTGTTCGGCGCATTTATTTTCCGTCTAGCCTCCTTGTTCGTTATCTCGCTGCTTGTGAATGTATGGCAAATTCAGGCACTCGGAGCGCTGTATCTCTTATTTATTTCAATAAGCAATATAATTAAGTTTTTACGAAGGTCTAAAGAGAGCGAAGAGGAAGAGGAGACTGAGGAGCAGAAGGAGAAGAAGAACTCCAAGGCTGGCTTCTGGTGGACTGTTCTGAAGGTCGAAATCGCCGACATCGCCTTTGCGATCGATTCCATTCTAGCAGCGGTAGCTTTGGCTGTCGCCCTGCCTCCAAGTGGACTGAAGCCAATCGGCGGCATGGACGGCGGACAGTTTATCGTTATTTTCCTCGGCGGCTTTATCGGGCTTGTCATTATGCGTTTCGCGGCGAACTATTTCGTGAAGCTGCTGCATTCCCGTCCAGCGCTTGAGCTGACTGCATTCGTTATCGTGGGCTGGGTCGGCGTCAAGCTGGCTGTTCACACGATGGCGCATCCATCGATTCACTGGCTGTCGCATGATTTTGTAGAAGGCTCTTTATGGAAAGCGACCTTCTACATCGTACTCGTCCTGATCGCTGTAGTTGGCTGGTTCTTGTCGGGCCGCAGCAAAGTGGAAGGCGAGCATGGAGATGGTGCGGGCAAAGCCCCAAACCTGGATAAACATACGGGTTAA
- a CDS encoding DUF2642 domain-containing protein: MAIESTAKHIIPGSPLSTVLSENKGNPITVNTTAGSSVSGQFTDYTASYLVITTAPSTTLYVMVEEIVSFSFS, from the coding sequence ATGGCTATCGAATCCACGGCCAAACATATTATTCCCGGAAGCCCTCTCTCCACCGTACTCAGCGAGAACAAAGGCAATCCCATAACGGTTAATACGACGGCTGGCAGCAGCGTAAGTGGGCAGTTTACCGATTACACTGCCTCCTATCTCGTTATTACGACTGCTCCGTCAACCACCTTATACGTGATGGTGGAGGAAATCGTTAGCTTTTCCTTCTCCTAA